The Zalophus californianus isolate mZalCal1 chromosome X, mZalCal1.pri.v2, whole genome shotgun sequence genomic interval GATAACACGACATGCACCCGGctccagagagagaaaacacagccCAGTAACCGTCTGAAGAGAACTTCAGTATCGTTCATAAATCTCTTCAAAATCCAGTTTTTCTCCAATGAAttaattcatgaaaaccaatattactgagggtttttttctctcattttactgATTGAATTGGCTGTTGATGGTGACTGCAATTTTattgttgcttatttttttagcttttaattttatttttatttttttaatttaattttattttattatcttatgttagtcaccatacatcattagtttttgatgtagtaaaataattatagattcacaagATGCTGCAAAAATAGTACAATGCAACATACCCATCACTGGGCCTCCCCTAATGATGACACCTTACATAGCTATCATGTAGCATCAAAACCAGGCAGTGAATTGGCACAAGTTACTAGAGCACAGATCTTACTCTGATTTCACCCGTATTTGAATGCACTCATTTTTGTATGTCTGTGTATGATTCCATGGCATTGTGTCACATGTGTGAATTTGTGACATCACCACCACAAAGGAACTCCCTTGTGCTGCGTCATTTATAATCatacctccttcctcccctccccttccctcaccctTGGAAACCACctctctgttctccatctctatgattttgtcattacaaatggtacataacagggacgcctgggtggctcagtctgttaagtgtctgccttcggctcaggtcatgatccctgggtcctgggatcgagttccacattaggctccctgctcagcacggagcctgcttctccctttccctctgctgctccccctgcttgtgcgctcgctcgctctctctgtgtgtgtgacaaataaaatcttttttaaaaaatttaaaaatttaaaaatttaaaaaaaatgaatggtatATAACCtcaagaatgttacataaatggaaccaTCAAGTATAAGACTTTGTGAAACTAGCTTTCTTCACTCGGTGCTCTGATCTGAACGTTGTGGTCCACCTCCACCAtattcttatgttgaaatcctagcccCCAAAGATGATGGTGTTAGGAAGTGTTTGAGAGGTGCTTAGATCATGCAGGTGGAGCCCTTGTGAATGGAATTAGtacttttataaaagagaccccttTGAGGTCCCTTGCTCCTTCCTTCAGgagaagacacagcaagaagtttCAGGCAATCAACCAGGAAAGGGATCTTCACCAGAATgagaccatgctggcaccttgatcttggacttcccagtttcCCAAACTGTGGTAAGTAAGCCTCTAGTGTTTATAAGCTACTTAGTCTGTGGTGTTGTGTTATAGGAGCCCAAAACGATTAAGACAGTCGACAGAACGCCCTTAAAATCCATCGAAGTTGTTGTATCAGTGGTTTATTCGTTTTTATTGCTGACTAGTATTCCATTGGCTTGAATGTACCATCATGTGTTCAACCATTCACTTGAtgaaggacatttaggttgtttccagtttggggctactaCAAATAAAGCTTCCAAGAATATTCATGTATATGTTTTCAtgtaaacataagttttcatttctctaagataaatgCCCAGTTGTATGAGAAGTATAGgtttaatttctttaagaaacTGCCATACTCCTTTCTAGATGATTATGTGATTTTACATTTACACCAGCAATTATGAAAGAGTCCAtatctctgcattcttgccagAATTTGGTATGATGAGTCactttcattttagccattccaagGTAGTGGTATCTTCTCAtgatttcattttgcatttccctaatggcttgCGATGTTGAAtaattttcatgtacttatttgccatccattTGTCTTCTGTGGTGAAACTTCTGTTCAAGCCTTctgtccattttcttcctttttttttttttgcatgacaaAGTCTTTACTTTCAAATGATTATCAGTACACCAAGTAAGAACATGTATACAAGTTCTTGAATCCTATCATCTAATAATTTTGGTTAAGAGAAACTAAGAGCAGCCCAAACAATATATACTAGTATTTGCTGTTCCACCCTTAGCCGAAAGGATGACTTAAGGCTGGCTGCTGCTTCACACAAGTTACAGTAACTATTTACTACTTTTTCATAGAGAAAGCCCCTGACCTTCAAGAaagctttagggaaaaaaaatatttaatccctttctttctttaaacagttttttttttttttttactacatctaagaaagaaaaagtgttgaTACATATGTTGCTTGAGCTAAAAGGCATAGGAAAACAGACAACGTATACACattaaatttctaagaaacatgaggtaaaaggagaaaatctttggatATGCTCTACGTTTGTACAAAGAAGCTAGATTTGCTATTCTCCAAGAAGCGAAGGGACTTACTACATGATATACAGAAATAACTTAATGCCTTTTCACAAGGATGTAACTACTCAAGCTTTGCTGAAGCTTCGTATTCCATGACGGCATCTAACATGCCAATCTACACACAgagctgctccttcctcccctatCCATTTATGCAGTAGTTTTCATGGATTTCTGGCCAGATGTCACAGACAAAGGCCAGCAGGTTATCCAGGACTTCATCCCTGTTCTGCTGGAAATAGGCCTGGAGGATGGTCATCTTCTCCTGGGTCTCCTTCTCCACTTCGGTGCTGCAGCTGCCATGGGATCCCAGAGCCGCAGCTTCCTTGGCCTTGAACTCCTTCTCTCTTTGCAGACGGTATTGTTCAATTTCAGCCTGAGCTGCTTCTTTGGCCTGCTTCAGCCTCCGGTTCTTTCGCTTGCGGGCCTCCGACACTTTCTCGGCGGCCCGCTTCTCGGTCTGCAGCAGCTGCTGAATGCCCTGCGACTGGCTGGCCATGGCGGCGGCGACTCTGAGGCCGAGGGACGCGGCCTAAATAGGTTCGAGCGGGTTCTGTCCATTTTCTGATtggactatttcttttctttttttttttttttttaaggaagagagagaaagtagtgcacacgcaagcaggggaagggaggggtagagggcaagggagagagagaatcttaaacagactccacgcccagtgtggagcccgatgcagggcttgatcccatgaccctgagatcatgacctgagccaaaatcaagagtccagtccgatgcttaactgactgagcgccccaggtgcccctggactgtTCTTCTTACtgttgaatttaaaaagttctttctatattctggcTATGAGTCTTTTTTTGCACATGTACTTTCTAAATATTCTCTCCCAGTCGGTggcttgtcttttccttctcataGCAGgagcttttgcaaagcaaaagtttttcatttgatCAAGTCCAATgtgtccattttttcttttgtaggtcCTGATTTTGGTATCATATCGGGATTGAAATGCTGCCATTAGTGATAATAAATACCATGTATTGAGCACTTAACCAGGAGCTGGGAACTGTGTTAAGCCCTTTATAAGCACCATCTAATTTCATCTTTACCTTAGCCCTGTGAAGTCCGTGCAATTAGCTGCATTTTGACAAATGAGGTGACTGGATCTTAGCTAGGTCACTCACTTGCTGAAATTCACACAGTGAGTAAGTAGTCAAGACTGGCTTCAAACTCAGGTACATCTGACTCCAAAGTACACTGTGTAATGGAATTAGGACAAAAGATTGGGGAATGTTAATTGAGGTAGGATTTCCTCAGGACTTGGTGTGGGATTACAGGAGGTGGGAAAGACTGGACTTAACCCACCCAGCAAAAAATGCAAAGACGGAGTGGCTCCTAGCAAGCACCAGTAACAAAGGGCAAGTCAGCACTGACCTGGGACAGAAACCACCAGTGATATCCTAAGTTTGATCTGGCATTTTACCATATGAGAATGAACACCTTTGTCCTTTCCACCTACATAGGTTTTGTCTCCCAGCAGATATAAGAAAATGGTCTTGGCCAGCATGAATGAGGAGAATGGAATGTCTTTCCCCTCCATCTTGAACTTGGTCTGAACTGATGACCGTGAAGGAGTTCCCTGTGGAATGTAAGAGGCTTCCCTAGAAGTTGTTTGCACATTTTGGTTATAAGGTTGAGTGAGGAGTTAGtattggggatggggggaggcagTCAGGATAACCCCGATACGGCACTGCTGCTGAACCGAGTAATCTCAAAGTGACTTGGCTCGAAGCCAATAAACTGTGGCATTTGTATTAATTTTactgaggtggggagggagctcTTACAGCATCAACTCAGAGATGTGAAATTAGCTGCCCTATGCTCACCCTCAATGACCTGAGTAGGCAGCTGGCTGACAAGGTAAGATGATCTTgatagaacagtggttctcaaagtgcagTCCTGGGACTGGCAGCATTAGCCTCACATGGGAGCTCATTGGAAATGCAAGTTCTCAGACCCCACCCCATACCTACTGACTCCAAAATTCTGGGGATAGCCCCAGCAATGTGTGTGTTTAAAagtcttccaggtgattctgatacaggATAAACTTTGAGAACCCCTGTAACAGAAGGAGATTTATAATGTGTATCAGAACTAGTTTCAACtgcatataaaatgtaaaacttggggtgcctgcgtggctcagttgactaagtgtccaactcttggttttggctcaggtcatgatctcatgggtcatgagaccgagccccacatcgggctccacgctaaGCGTGGAcaatgcttgagattctctctctctcactccttctccttctgcccctcctggcttacactttctccctctctaaaaaacaaacaaaacaaaaccaaaaaaaaaaaaacctgtaaaactCAAAATATTAGCGGCAAAAGACAccagatttattcttttatatacaaGTCTGAAGGCAGTCCATCCAGGGCTGGTGTGGCAGTACCACAAAGTTATCAGAAACCTAAGCTCAGTCTTTCTGTTTTGCCATCCTCAGCACTGCTTTTTATCCTCAAGGCTGCTTCACAGTCCAAGATGACCAGTCAAACTCCGGCTCTCACATCTCACATTCAAAGGAGCAGGAGGGAAcgagagaaaaaagacaaaaggagatCCCTCTCCAGTGAGTCTGTGACCTTTAAGCAGAAATCCCATGTGACATTTCTGTTTACAATTCATCATCCAGAATTTAGTTACATGGCCACAACTgtctgcaaaggaggctgggaaatgtggccTTGCATTGAATTCAGGGCAGTCTTTGAACACCTTGAATGCAAGGAGGGTTCTGTTctaaggaagaagggagaagtgaTGTCAGGTGACACCTAGAAGCCTCTGCCACAAACCCCTAAGACACAACTGGGAGAATCCTAGAAACTTGGAAAACATCTTAGAATCAGCCAATTCTTTACATTTCTACACGAATCTCTTCAAGGCAGTTAAGAATTTTGGCCTTTTGATATGAAGTCCCTGGTCATAGACAATAAACATTAGGATTTTCAAATATGTTGAATGAAGAGAGGTTGTTGGTAATGTGTTATCACACCACTTACCTTTCACAAGATGCCAGCCCAGGGTTCTAATAAAGTTTCAGGACAAATGTCCTTAACTTTTCATTTGATCAAGTCCAATGTGTCCATTTTTTCCATCACCATAGAAGCAAGTGGCTGGCTTCCCGCAAAGAGAAGTTCTTCGAATGGGCTTTCCTGAACTATTTTTTACCAAAGAAAATCCCAGCCCTCACTCAGAAAAATGTACAATGACTTGGCTTTGTTGGTTCCCAGCCCCAAGTTCTACACAAAACATGGCCCCTAAGCTTTGCTTTCCCCAGAATGGGGGTGGAAAGTGGAGGCCCAGCCAAAACAGGTGAGGTACATCAAGAAATCAGTGACCAGCAACATCTCAGAAGTGCTCAAACTTCCGGTATTTCTtcaaacttgttaaaaatgcaaactccCAAGCCCGAAGCCAAAAGATTCTAATACTACAGAACAGAAATAGGATCCATGAATCTGCGGGTTTATTTCAAGTACCCCAGCTGATTCAGATGGACCTTTGACAAGCTCTCAATATCAAACAAGTCCCCAAACGCACATGATACCACAGCAGGCAACATACGGAACAAATCCATCCCAAAGCTGACGCATGCATCTTCCCCAACATACAGCAAAGTTAAAACAGCTGCTTGATTTGGTGAAAAAGATCAAATCAGCTGTTTGACAGTGGCATCGGGTAACTTTAGTCAGAGCGGGCAAGTCGGGCGGTTCTCCATGCCATGAGCCCCCCCATTAAGGGATGTCACCTCAGCCACGGCAAGGACCCCGCTGCTGTCCGGTCAGAGACAAGGGCTGCCCCCAATGCCAACAGGGGTCCTTTGGTAACCTGGGCCCTGTTGTGGTCAGTCTTGGATGACAGTGAAgtttccttccagctctaacagCTTCTGATTGTACTCTGCGGTCTTCAAAGAAGTACATGCTGCTGTATCCTGGGGACCTTGCAACTCAGGAGCAACAGCAAGAGGGGAAGTCTGGATGTCCAGAAGGAATCATggcaaggaggggaagagagagaagggggaagaaagggcACACTGGGCACAAAGCTGCTAACTCTTCAAAACAAGGGCACGTGCCCCACAAGCATGCACAGGGGCGCAAGCCCTCACTGTTCTGCAGCTACCAGCTACCTAGATCAGCGGCCGTTCAGCCTGGCCTTGCTGGCACGAGGCAGAAGAGTGTATGCCCCAGTCTAGCCAAGATTAGGAGGCTCGCTTTGTGTTACAGCAGCTCGCAACCACGATCTCACTGCAGCGAGAATGACAGAGGAGGGGAAAACACCCCACTCTACTACTGCCGGGGCTGTTAATGCAGGAGAGGTGCCCCACCTACTGGTCTACAGCCGCACAGAGATGCAAAGGCCAGAAAACAGTAAAggcacacattttaaaatggattctGGCTCtttgggtaagaaaaaaaaaggggggggggtgtcttttctttttcaaaaacaagaaagaagggacaaagaaagaaaaccatgaaaTTTCCAAAGACAGAAGCTACGAAGGAAAAGGAGACACATGGGACGGAGACACAATGGGAGAAGCAgcattaaaaaataggaaagaaagtgccaaattaaaaaaaaaaaaaaaaacttgaagaaacCAGATATTTGGTTATCATTGTAGCACAGATGCTTCAAGAAAATCTCTcacattatttggaaataacatACTACGTGCCATGTTTTAGATCCTTCActgaaattattaaaagaaaatattctgtagGATTCTATCCACATGGACACAATTGACTCGGATAAGGCTCAGTCTTAACATAGAATCATTACACATTTTGTCATTGTCTGGGGACACACAGATGATTGTGCTGACACCGGAAGTTCACAGCAATCTGGGAAAGACTGGGGGGGTTGAGGCATGACCAGCCCTTCTGCGCCTCTTGCGTATATCGTTGGTCTCTAACGACAACAGCTGTTGCCTACCGTGCCTGTCACTCTTTCCAGTCATGATTCTTAGGCTTCTGAAGAATCTAAtacctccccacccaccccaccccaccccgccaacAGAGCTATCTGCTTTCTGAGGTGCCGATGAATATTTGACCATCATATCTCACTTATGGGCATTGACAGTTCCACTCTGCAAAGCATTCTAGAAACAATTTTTCCACTTCATGTAGACTTCCCTTATCAATGGGTCCTACCGCCTGTCAGGATGAAGAGACCAGAAAAATAGCCCTTACTGAGCATCTACCGGGCACCAGGTTCACTGTGTTTCATAGGGTATTCATTACATCTTTACCCCAGCCCTCTGGGGGTCGTtcttattatccctattttgcagatgTCAAGACAAAGTCTCAGAGAAATTCAGTAATTGTCCCAATGCTATTAACTCGTGGATCTGGAAAGCTGACCAAAGGAATCGTAAGTGCGGGCTCTCCACCACAGCATAAAAATGTACCAGCTAGGAACACCAGGTATCATGACATAAGCCAGTGTTGCTCCAGGTATGAGCTGCATCAGAGCCTCCTGGAGTTACCTGTTGAAAACATAGCTCCCTGGCTGTCAGCAGATTTGACTAAATCAGAACCTCAGGTGGAGCCCtggaatctgaattttattttttttaaagattttatttatttatttgacagagagacacagcgagagagggaacacaagcacggggagtgagagagggagaagcaggcttcccacagagcagggagcctgatgtggggctcgatcccaggaccctgggaccctgacctgagccaaaggcagacgcttaacgactgagccacccaggcgcccctggaatctgaattttaaacaagTGCCAGGAAATGACTCTGATTCTCATTAATTTGGGGAACCACATGATataagaagcaagagaaaaaaatgctgagaTCCTAAGGGCATGCTTTTAGAGCTAAGAATATAACAGAGTCTCTCCATTTCGTGTAGTGCAGACAGCTGTGGTGTGGGGCAAGAATGCTGTTGTTCATTATCTGGTTAAGGGATTTCAAGTCTCTGAGCCAAtttactcatctgcaaaatgggaatcaTGGTTTCTATCTCACATGGTTGGAGTGAGAATAATGCATGTGAGAAGACTTGGCAAATGCTAAATGGCTCTGTGGTAGATTgtaaaaatggccaaaaatcatcccccaacccctctaTCCACACCCTTGCAATATTAACGTTGCAGCTCTTCCCATCAAGATGTGTCCCATTCCTTGAATCTGGGCCATGTGATTTGTTCTTGCCAATGGGACACTGGCCACCATGACTCAAGCAGAGGCTTAAAAAGTCCTTGCATATTAAGGTTTGCCCTATTGCTATGCTTGGGATCCTAAGGCCACCATGTGACTGAGTCTCAACCAGCCTTCTGGAAAATAAGAGACCACGTGAAGAAGAACCACAGTCAGCCAGCTACCAGCCAATAACCAGTCAATTGCAGGACA includes:
- the LOC113931270 gene encoding V-type proton ATPase subunit G 1-like, which produces MASQSQGIQQLLQTEKRAAEKVSEARKRKNRRLKQAKEAAQAEIEQYRLQREKEFKAKEAAALGSHGSCSTEVEKETQEKMTILQAYFQQNRDEVLDNLLAFVCDIWPEIHENYCING